TTTTTCAAACTGAAGTTAAGCAGCTTTTAAAATTAATGATTCACGCGCTTTACAGTAACAAGGAAATTTTCCTACGTGAGTTGATCTCGAATTCATCGGACGCGCTTGATAAGTTAAGGTTTGAAAGTGTATCAAACGATAGTTTAAGTGAAGGTGAGAGTGAACTGTTCATTCAAGTTGAATTTGATAAAGAGGCGAAAACCATTAGGTTACGTGACAATGGTATCGGTATGACGCGTGATGAGGTTATTGAAAACATTGGCACGATTGCAAACTCTGGCACCAAAAAGTTTTTGGAGAAAATGACCGGTGATCAAGCCAAAGACAGTCACTTGATAGGTCAATTTGGTGTAGGGTTTTACTCGGCATTTATTGTTGCAGATAAGGTTGTTTTGAAAACCCGTAAGGCGGGGATGCCATCTGATCAAGGGGTTGAGTGGCAATCTAATGGCGAGGGCGAGTTTACACTTGAAACCATTGATAAGTCACACAAAGGAACAGAGATAACGCTTTATCTTAAGGACGATATGGATGAGTTTTTGAGTGAGTATCGACTCAAAAATATTATTACGACCTACTCAGATCATATTAACTTCCCGATTCAAATGCTTGAAGAGGTGTCTGTTGCGGTTGATCAAGCGGCTGAAAACAACGAGTCTGAAACTAAAGACGTTGAGACGGTTACTGAAAAACAATGGAAACAAGTTAATAAAGCTACCGCAATTTGGACTCAGCCTAAGTCAAACTTAACAGATGACGAATACAATAATTTCTATCAGACCATTTCACATGATTTTGAGAAACCACTGGCGGTGATGCATAACAAGGTTGAAGGTACGCTTGAATATACTTCGCTGCTTTATTTACCCAAAAAAGCACCGTTTGATCTTTATGACCGTGATCGTCGTTATGGTCTAAAGCTGTATGTTAAACGCGTGTTTATTATGGATGATGCCGAGCATCTTATGCCCGCTTACTTGCGTTTTGTGCGTGGTGTGATAGATTCAAATGACTTGCCATTAAACGTATCGCGTGAAATCCTACAGAGCAATCAAGTGGTTGATAAAATCCGTTCGGCTTCAGTTAAGCGTGTATTGGATCAGTTGGCTAAAATGACTAAGGCCGATGACAAGTCTGAATATGAAGCCTTCTGGGATCAATTTGGCCAGGTTTTAAAAGAGGGGTTAATTGAAGATTTTGCGAATCGTGAAAAATTGGCAAAGCTGATGCTGTTCTCTTCTACACACACGGGAGAGAAATCTCAACGTGTCAGTCTCGCAGATTATGTGGCTAGAATGAAAGAAGGTCAAGAAGCCATCTACTATATTGTCGCAGATAAACATGCTGCTGCATTAGGAAGTCCTCATTTAGAGGCGTTCCGCAAAAAAGGTATTGAGGTATTACTTCTTTCTGATCGTATTGATGAATGGCTGGTGGCACATTTAACTGAATTTGAAACTAAGCCGCTCAAATCGATCACACAAGGCGATATTAAAGAGTTTGCTGAAGATGAAGCCAGCTTGACAGATGATCAGAAAAAGCAACGTAGCGATTTAGTTGAAAAAGTTAAGGCGGCCTTAGGGGATCAGGTGGCTGATGTAAAAATGACAAGGCGACTAACTGAATCACCTGCATGTATCGTCGCTGAAGAAGGGGGTATTACGCCTCATATGGCACGATTAATGGAGCAAATGGGGCAATCTATACCTCAGGTTAAGCCGGTGCTTGAGTTAAACCCGGACCATGCATTGGTTATGCGTATTGCTGAAATTGATGATGAAGAGCAAACCAAGCAGTGGGCATTGTTTTTGTTTGAGCAAGCCCAATTAGCGGAAGGTGATCAGTTGGCTTCACCGGCTGATTTTATTAAACGTGTTAACCTTTTATTATCTCAAACTGCTTAAAAATAAGCTGTAGATTAACTTGTCACCAGGCCTGCTTCTAAAGCCAGGCCTAATAAGTACAAAATAAGAATATCATTATAAAATTATATTAGAATTTCTTGATATGGGGTGTGAACTGTATTAATATAAGAACTGTTGTTTTTAACAACTCCTCTTGAAGAGCTTTTATTGTCTTATGACAAAGCCGGTGCCACTTTTTAGCATCGGCTTTTTTTATTGGTTAGTCTTGAACCGCTGTTGTAATGAAATGAATTTCAAACACTAACACTTCGTTAGGCCCGATAAGACTTCCCGCGCCGCGCTCAGCGTAAGCAAGTTCTGAAGGTATAAACACTTCCCATTTAGAGCCGGCTTTCATAAGTTGTAATGCTTCTTGCCAACCTGGAATAACGCTGTTAAGTTTAAATTCTATCGGTACACCTCGGTTATATGAGCTGTCAAACTCCGTGCCATCAATCAGTTGACCTCGATAGTGTGCAATTATCACGTCATCAAGCGTTGCTTTTTCACCTTTACCCTCTTCGATGACCCGATACTGTAGTCCGCTATCTAGCTGGATAATCCCCCTCTTTGTTTTGTTTTCTGCGAGAAACGCTTGACCGCGTTCTAGATTTTGTTTGGCTAATGCTGCATAGCGTTCATTTTGTTTCATTTCTAAAGAACGAGTGAAATCGCTGATTGCTGTTGCCATTTGTTGTTTGCTTAGTTTAAGTTCGTTACTTCTTAAGCTATCGCCAAGTCCTTGTAAAAAAGCATCTATTTCCAGCTCTATGCCTTGAGTCTTTAAATTATTGGCAAGGTCTACACCGATTGAATAGCTAGCTTTTTGGTCTAGCGTGTCGAGATCAGCGAGGGACGTCTGACTAAAGAGCAACGCACCCACTAGTAGAGTCGATTTTTTAAGATTAGATAAACGTGACATAATGCTCCCTATGAGTTTTTAAAAAATGACCTTGAATTATACTCGCTGAATAGTTTGCTGAAAAAGTTTGTCGGTGTTTTTCTGACTAGGTTCGGGGTAGGGTTAGGATTTTTGTGTTGAGCGTTTAATTTTGTTATTATCATGGCCATTAGAATTATGAGAAACAGACGATGAATGCGATCGAACAAGAGTCGATATGGACTCAAAAGTACACGGAGTACCTACATAATTCAGCTGCTCGACCCGCACGAATTGTTTACCAACGCGATCGTGCTCGGGTTATTCATTCAGCGTCTTTTAGACGTTTACAGTCCAAAACGCAAATTTTCGGTTTAAACGAATCCGATTTTTTCAGAACACGTCTTACCCACTCGATGGAAGTCGCGCAAATTGGCTCAGGTATGGTTGAGCAACTCATTACTGATGGCGACAATCAAGCCTATCTTGATTGGTTACCTAGTTTCTATCTTATAGAAGCCATTTGCTTAGCTCATGATCTTGGCCATCCGCCATTTGGGCATGGCGGTGAGGTGGCTCTCAATTATATGATGCGCCATCATGGTGGGTTTGAAGGAAATGCCCAGACATTACGCATTCTATCTAAATTAGGTGAATATACGCCCGATAATGGCATAGACCTCTCTAGGCGTGCAACCTTGGGTGTTTTGAAATATCCGGCTATTTATGATGACGTGATCAAACTAAACTCGGCTTACCTCACTCAGTTAGAGGAGCCGGATGTAACAGATTTTAAGACTTGGAACATGCAGGCCTGGTACCCCCCTAAAAGTATTTATAAAGAAGAGCAAATTATTTTCGATTGGGTTTTAGCGCCTTTTTCTGCCAAGGACCGTGCTTTATTTACAGCGCTTGATCAGTCTGATGTTAAGCATCATGTCAAAACCTGTTATAAGGGCTTTGACACCACTATTATGGAGTTGGCGGATGATATTGCTTACGGTATTCATGATCTGGAGGATGCCGTAGCGATGAAAATGGTTACCCGAGATCTTTGGCAAGCCGAAGTGATGGACAATACTTTATTTAAGACCTATGGTTTGTGGGATAACCTCATGACAGAGCGTTTGTTTAGTGGTAGTTCAAAATCACGAAAACATGCCGTCAGTAAAATGGTCGGGTTAATGGTAGAGCATGTTTATGTGGCTGAGAATAGCGACTTCAATCATCCCTTACTGCGTTACCAGGCCTGCTTGCCCGAAGCGCAGGGCGTGGTATTGGATTTGCTTAAACAATTTGTGTTTAAAAATGTGATTACTATCCCAGAAGTAAAAGGCATGGAATACAAGGGTCAACTGATTGTAATGGAGTTGTTTAAAGCACTTGATGCGAACGCAGAAAGATTACTCCCATCCAATACGTTAAAGAAAGTGAAAAAAGCGCAGTCTGAACGTGAACGAAAACGCGTTATTTGTGATTATATTGCTGGGATGACAAATACCTACGCGTCTCGTTTGTATGAAAAGTTTTTTATGCCTAAAAGTGGATCAATTTTTGATCGTTTATAATAAGGAGGTGTTTTTTTGAATCTTCGCAGACTGCGAGCCAGCCCAAATACGCTTAGCCGTATCAAATTGTTTGTTGGGCGTTAAATGTCGTTATAACGTAGGGCAGCAAAGGATGGCTTTGTTACGGATCGCTTAAATACGTTTAATTCATTCCGTTTTGTCCAGATGACGCGGTAAAAGCAAAATCGCCTTCTTGTGGTTTGTATAGAATTAAGAGTTATAAGCCTACCGCTGAATGGTTGAGGTGTCAGATAAGGGGGGGGCAGGGTTTATTTACTCAAGGTCAGGTTTTAGCTGCTAAAACCCAGCAAAAGCTAATGATTAAAGCTAATGATTAATGTATTTGATCACCTGTACGGCTATGTAAAAAATCAGCTAAGTGATTATCAGAAATCCTTGTATCATGAAAGTTTAGAGGCGTTTCGAGAGGGAGTGATTCCGTTGATTGCATTGATGAAGTTGTTGTGTCAATGGGTAGCCGAATTTAAGATTGATTATTTAGCGTAATTAGTGGATTTTTGATCCTTATCCTGCGGATTTAGCCTCAGGTTCAGATTTAAAAGCGTTTAAAAATTTGGATGCGCAGTGTTGATGATTGACAACCAGGCCTGGCTGTCAATCTAATTTAATCTAACTTAACCTAACCTAATCTACCCTAAACTTAGAGAGGGTGCTTAAGGGTTAAGGTTCTCGTAATAGGCAGCTAAACCTTCGATTTCTTCATCGGTTAGGTTTTTGGCGATATTCTGCATCATACCGTTAACATCATTATTACGGTCACCAGAACGGTAGGCTCTAAGGGTGCGAATGGCATAGTCAGCTTCTTGTCCTGCTAGCGCAGGGAATAAATCGCCATTTCCTTGGCCTTCTGAACCGTGACAAGCGGCGCAGCTTATCACACCACGCGCCATGTCCCCAATGCGAACAAGCTGTACAATGTGGTCATCTGCATAAAACCCTGCATCCTTGCCTTTGGGTAAATCTTGTGCCTCATAAAAAACCGCGAGATCTGAAATGTCTTGATCTGTCAGTTCTTTTGAAATATAGGTCATGATTTTTGACTGACCGTAGGACTCGGCTCGGCGCTCATCACGGTAGTCGATTAACATCTTTTTCAAGTAATTTGCAGGTTGTGCATTTAGGTTAACAAAGTTACGTGAGCTAGGCTGTCCAGTAACGGCATGACAAGCGATGCACATAAGCTGGTTATGAGCGAGCTCACCGCGCTGAATATCACCTTCGGGCATAGCGGCAATGGTTGCAGCCAAATGGGCACTATCCCATGCAATCGCCGCGGTTTTTTCTGGCTTTGCAGTGGGTTGGTTACTCACTGGCTGCACGACTTTTTCAGTGGCAGTAGTGGTTTCTGTTAGGTTTATTTCGCTGCTTGAGGGCATGACGGTATCTGCTTGTTCAGAGGAGCATCCAAACAACAAAGCGGCGACAGATAAGCCAATAAGCGTTTTGCTGGTTTTCATTTTTAAAATTCTTCTCATTATTTCGTCCTCACTTAGCCGAACACATCTTTAACAAAGGTACGGTGCCAATTTTTCTGATATACGGCTTCTAGTGCAGCTTGTGCAGGTGAATCAACAATTGGAGAAACGCCTGCGGACTTACCTTTTGGTTTAATCAATCCGTCACGCACTTCATAAATTGCAGAGACGCTGATGCCATAACGTGAACCTACTAGGCTAA
The nucleotide sequence above comes from Thiomicrospira sp. R3. Encoded proteins:
- the htpG gene encoding molecular chaperone HtpG; this translates as MSVCKETHVFQTEVKQLLKLMIHALYSNKEIFLRELISNSSDALDKLRFESVSNDSLSEGESELFIQVEFDKEAKTIRLRDNGIGMTRDEVIENIGTIANSGTKKFLEKMTGDQAKDSHLIGQFGVGFYSAFIVADKVVLKTRKAGMPSDQGVEWQSNGEGEFTLETIDKSHKGTEITLYLKDDMDEFLSEYRLKNIITTYSDHINFPIQMLEEVSVAVDQAAENNESETKDVETVTEKQWKQVNKATAIWTQPKSNLTDDEYNNFYQTISHDFEKPLAVMHNKVEGTLEYTSLLYLPKKAPFDLYDRDRRYGLKLYVKRVFIMDDAEHLMPAYLRFVRGVIDSNDLPLNVSREILQSNQVVDKIRSASVKRVLDQLAKMTKADDKSEYEAFWDQFGQVLKEGLIEDFANREKLAKLMLFSSTHTGEKSQRVSLADYVARMKEGQEAIYYIVADKHAAALGSPHLEAFRKKGIEVLLLSDRIDEWLVAHLTEFETKPLKSITQGDIKEFAEDEASLTDDQKKQRSDLVEKVKAALGDQVADVKMTRRLTESPACIVAEEGGITPHMARLMEQMGQSIPQVKPVLELNPDHALVMRIAEIDDEEQTKQWALFLFEQAQLAEGDQLASPADFIKRVNLLLSQTA
- a CDS encoding FKBP-type peptidyl-prolyl cis-trans isomerase, whose product is MSRLSNLKKSTLLVGALLFSQTSLADLDTLDQKASYSIGVDLANNLKTQGIELEIDAFLQGLGDSLRSNELKLSKQQMATAISDFTRSLEMKQNERYAALAKQNLERGQAFLAENKTKRGIIQLDSGLQYRVIEEGKGEKATLDDVIIAHYRGQLIDGTEFDSSYNRGVPIEFKLNSVIPGWQEALQLMKAGSKWEVFIPSELAYAERGAGSLIGPNEVLVFEIHFITTAVQD
- a CDS encoding anti-phage deoxyguanosine triphosphatase, whose product is MNAIEQESIWTQKYTEYLHNSAARPARIVYQRDRARVIHSASFRRLQSKTQIFGLNESDFFRTRLTHSMEVAQIGSGMVEQLITDGDNQAYLDWLPSFYLIEAICLAHDLGHPPFGHGGEVALNYMMRHHGGFEGNAQTLRILSKLGEYTPDNGIDLSRRATLGVLKYPAIYDDVIKLNSAYLTQLEEPDVTDFKTWNMQAWYPPKSIYKEEQIIFDWVLAPFSAKDRALFTALDQSDVKHHVKTCYKGFDTTIMELADDIAYGIHDLEDAVAMKMVTRDLWQAEVMDNTLFKTYGLWDNLMTERLFSGSSKSRKHAVSKMVGLMVEHVYVAENSDFNHPLLRYQACLPEAQGVVLDLLKQFVFKNVITIPEVKGMEYKGQLIVMELFKALDANAERLLPSNTLKKVKKAQSERERKRVICDYIAGMTNTYASRLYEKFFMPKSGSIFDRL
- a CDS encoding DUF1722 domain-containing protein — translated: MINVFDHLYGYVKNQLSDYQKSLYHESLEAFREGVIPLIALMKLLCQWVAEFKIDYLA
- a CDS encoding c-type cytochrome; amino-acid sequence: MRRILKMKTSKTLIGLSVAALLFGCSSEQADTVMPSSSEINLTETTTATEKVVQPVSNQPTAKPEKTAAIAWDSAHLAATIAAMPEGDIQRGELAHNQLMCIACHAVTGQPSSRNFVNLNAQPANYLKKMLIDYRDERRAESYGQSKIMTYISKELTDQDISDLAVFYEAQDLPKGKDAGFYADDHIVQLVRIGDMARGVISCAACHGSEGQGNGDLFPALAGQEADYAIRTLRAYRSGDRNNDVNGMMQNIAKNLTDEEIEGLAAYYENLNP